From the Hevea brasiliensis isolate MT/VB/25A 57/8 chromosome 13, ASM3005281v1, whole genome shotgun sequence genome, the window TGAAATGAAATAGGCTAGGGTTTTGGATAGTTTGTGTATGGAGAAAGGAAAGTAGCATGTCTTTAGAGCATAGAGTTGATCATCCCTTTGGGTATCATTTTTTGGATTTCTCTGCAAAGGTCCACTGCCCCATCACTTCATAACGTTTGATGATGCACTACAACTTACAAAACATCTACCTCTTGCATGTCTTTCAACATCCTCTTTATATCTCGGTCATGGTGCGTCCTCActtgttttcttttatttgttttgattCTCTCAATGCTTGAGCACTCCATTTTGACTCATCTCTATCGGAATGACTTAAGAGAGAAACAAACATAATAAATGGCATAAAGTTTCCGAGTTTTTGTTATCCCCCCTCCCTTGTTAATGTCCCCAATGCACGAAGTATAAATCCTTTTTATAAATGGCCAACTTCTAGTTGTTAAGCTTCATTAAATAAGCATGGGATTTCATTATTTTACTAGCAAGTTGGATAACAATAATTCAACATTTGTTTCGTAATAAATGGTCATGTTGAAATTCACTCTTATAATATATGATTGATGCCAAATCCAATTGGAAGCATTGCTAGGCTAGCTCTTCTTTagccattaattaattaacttaaaaaaaatgtatatatatataatagccaTAATAAGTATTGTCAATGTGTTGAAATGTAATAGACTTAAGAATATATGCACCTTTAATTTGCCATATTGTACTTTATAAGTTGACCCCAAAACAGTTCAAGTTAAAGACAAATTTGCAAGTTGCCTTGCAACACAGAATTTTGTTCTCATCTTCAATCTCAGCTGCATTCCTTAGAtcgaaaaaattttaaatacaatcatTGTatgtataatatattaataaattgatcatcatattaattaataattagaaGATGAACAAAGATGCATATAATTAGTTTATGTGTATTAGTTTTTGTTACACATATTAGTGTTATACAGATAATAGATATCCTTGATATTATTTatcatgactaaaattaatttcttACCGGCTTTAATTAGCTCCAATTGAGTAAACAAGTTGATGACTTTAATTAGTCTTCTACTATATATAGTATGGGAAATTCTTGTAGAAAAAATACTTCATTAATTAGAAATAGAGTATAACGAAAACACCAATCAACGTATTATATTTTATGTAAATGAAACTAATcacttatataaaaataatataaaaattttaaaaaattcaatgaTATTAATAGAGCATTTATATTGATTAATAAACAGACTATGTGCTCCACTCTTTGATTTTATGATCTTTTTTCAATTCCCATAAGATAACCTCTAAATTTAACTATGATATTGAATGAAAGATTTGCATATTGTACaatattcttttaaaaaaaaaagttaaatatttCAATATAGAAAATAAATAACTCTATTATAGGAGAAAAAACACTATAAAAATTTAAGATTCATTAATAAGAACATATCTAAAAATTTGTTTATTCaaagtttataataataatagatttgaaaatatatgtttaaattttgttataaataaatatagattttagagttattaaaaaaaatcaatagaGAAAAAAAGTGAGGGGTTgctgtaaaaaaaattataaagaaagaaaaaaaaaaaaaaaggaatagaaGAAAGGTTTACTGGGGAGAATGCAAAGCCTCCGTTTGCACGACgctttaattattttcaatttgAAAAATATGCGTACAATTTGATAGGCATGTCTAGTCGAGTGTCATTTCCCAGTGAAGTGTGAGTTAAGTGATCCTTTCAAGCGGGTCCAATCCAAACCCAAAACAATTGCTATCACTGGGTCAGGACAACCATGTCTCGCTGTAATTGGAGGCTTATGTGATCTGTCTAATTGGGGTTCACCTTTGCTCTCCTCTCACCCTATTGCCAAACGCAAAAAATTAGTTTTTCAAACCTAACTCATGGGGTCATGTTTAATGATGTGTTTCCAATTGTTTGACGTACAGTCCCATTTCCTCCATGCAATATAGTACTACCACTACTACCCTTATATTATTTCTATTAATTAAGAATGGCAATGGTGAAAGTAGTAAGTAAATTAGGCAAACATTTCCCATATAAAACTACAGCCACATGAACCCAAGATACTTCAGTTTTTAAAGGACTTTTTAGGTACATTATGAGATGATGAATGCAATACCTAACATGCTGCTTCATAGAATATAATTTATCATAGAAATTAGGACGGTGGGACAgagcatgagaaaataaaaactaaatatatataaataaataagaacCAGTAGCCATTCTTATTGGTGTGGTTCATGAGTGATGGAAAATAATGTTTTGATTAGATGGTGGACCAACTCACAATTATTGTTTCCAATTGGAGTAAGAGTGATCCACGGCcccatttttaatttatatattctttctttttttttttttaatttataaattattaacgaTATGAAAATGATGTCCTTTTTACATTTGAGTTAATTAATTGTGACTGATCttatttattatttgattatTAATTTAGTGTGTTATTTGCATATCTAAATTATTGTCCTATTGCCTCTTATTTTATAAGAATTTCTCTTGATGAACTTGAAGGGACAGCTGTCAAGTGCCAACTCAGCATCCATAATAAAAGGTAGTTAGGAAACTCAAAAGATAAGGTAACATCACTGATGAATTTTGTCACTAAGAGATTATATTATTAGAATTAGATTTTATAACTCAAGTGTAATATCAGCACCTAATTCTCACtccttcaaaattttatattgtttGTCACCTGACAATCTGCACTTCAATTAGGGATCCATGATGAAAACCTAGAATTTCTTTATTGCCAGAAATGTCAccaaaattaaaaaaacaaagaATGAaccaattgttttttttttttttttttaattttatattcaatAGAGACACAACGGCACCGTAATAAGaatcaattaaaaaattaatatatttaacttaaaaattaagaaaattaaatatatgATGACCTACTTTCGAAGAGGCTAAATCCTTGAAGAAAATGGCTAAATTAAAAGGGGAAAGAAGATATACTTCTGAAGTAGATATTATATTCTGTGATGGTCATAGCATGATAATATAAAGAAGAAAATCAAGGATTGTATGCATCCACTAGCGAGGATGATCTGCCGGTAAAGTTTAAGATACTTACTATTAAAAAACTTGATCTGATtatatggttaattagtgactaaTTAGATTTCAATATTGACGTTTGAATTATGAAAATCTACAACAAACTCTAAGAAATGAGATATATGATAGAATAATCAAATCGATTATCAATAACATTTGATCTAGTTTTTTACATTTATAagttaaatgaaatatattttataattaactattATATTTAACACATATTGATgtatatttacttttttttttttccttcaattcaaaaattgaagtctaattttaaaaccctcagaaaaaaaattaaacccccccaaaaaaaaattataagaaaaaaacTGGATGTTGATGAAGATGACATTTGATATGGGTCTGTTGTGAGCCCTATTTCAGCACTTATTAGCTAATTTGGATCCATCAACTTGACCAAATTGTTGTTTGATTTTTGTGGCAAAGTCTAAAGCACGGAAAGCTGGTAGTTGCATCGCTGTTTAATTGTCTCACAATTTCTCCCCTCCTTTTCCACCCATGTCCTTCCCccttagaaatgaaaattttaaaatacatatGTTAAttgctttttcattcataaaaatataaatataaatttaaataaataaagaaatttaaaatataattattatatatatataataatttaattatacctATAGATTATGGTTGATATAATTGTAATTAACATCATACAatgattataaaataatttttctaaataaaaaatataaatctcATTCATAAATATAATTGTTTTAGAGAAAAAACATGTTAATTTTaggtttataattttattatgtccTTAAATTATTGGattatgtatttttatttttataatgtaagAATTTAATTTCTGAAAAAGAAGATtatcatttttataatgtaagaaaatggatgcttaaataattgttttttttttgaaattttattttgcaaAACATTCTACTGTTGTTCATGTTTCTGAGAAGTGAAAAGCTGCAATTTtgatagaataaaaaaaaaaaagattttataaAAATTAGGCCAACCGTTACGTTACTATATTATTTGCAGTCACTTTCTCCTTCTCTTTCTCTGTTATTTGTTTGTTTTATTCTGCGCCCGGAAGTAGGTACTATTTAGGATTGGTCATCACCAGCTGCCTCATTCACGCGAAATCCTTCCATTGCAGACTCTGTTTGCAAAAATCTCTCTCATTCTTCTCCTCTATCGCCTCATTTCTCTGTAGCTGCTGTGTCTTCTTATATTTCTGTGCTCTCTCAGGTCATGTAACAATCTTTTCTCTTCTGCTCTTCAAAGTTCTTTGTATTGCTTCTCCCTAGTATTTCTTCTGAATAATGTGATCTTGGTTTAAGTGCTCTTGTTGCTTCTTTTTTCTGGTTTATTAATGCCCACTTGCTCAAAATTCTTCTAAAGCAATCTTGCATTGATTCCAATCATGGGTTCTCGTTAAATCGTCTTGTCAAGCCATCTGTGTATAGTTCTGTTAATGCCCATTTGCTTCAAATTGTTTTGAAAAATTGATAATGTTGTGTTTGACAATGGGTTTTCGTTAATTTGGTTCTTTCTTCTCTTAGTCTCACTACTCTTTGGCCAGGATTTTTGCTGTTTTTAGCATTTATAACTGTAACATGTAATTTGAATCCATCAGTTGCGTCTTCTTTTATGTTAGTTTGCTTTTTGGCGGGACTTAGTTCACGAATAGAAAGCCTTTCATGATAATGAAATAAAAAGTTTGTTCTAATGGATCTTTATTTCATTGAAGTCAAACGCTAACAAGATCTGAGCATATGCAGAGCATCTGTTCTTTCCGGTAATTTAgactcttatatttcattatggaTTCTGTTCGCTAACATCCTTGATTCTTAACCGACAGATGGAATTCAAGTGATTTGATTATTGCTAACCGGTTACTTTTTTCTTCACTGCAAATATACCAAAATCATTCTTTATATTTTCcttcaaatgtaaaatacatttgTCTACAGAATTTTATACTATCCAAAATGATTAGTTTGGGCTTATATTCTTGTTTTTCATTCTGGTCCTTGTGCCCATAACTTCTTACTCTTTACATTCACATATGCAAGCTTAGTTATCGTATTGGCCTCTCGAGTTAGAGTCTGCTGTTTTTAGTTTTAGTTGGTTGTTTGTGAACAAGAAATTCAAAGATATACCTTCTTATTCACCAAAACTTTGAAccataatggaggaaacttttgTTCCCTTCCGTGGTATAAAAAATGATCTCAAAGGAAGGCTTTTGTGCTACAAACAAGATTGGACTGGTGGTTTCCGTGCTGGTATCAGGTTTGCAGACTCCTGTTGGTCATCTTTAATTGCAAATGTGTGCCCCATTATTGCAAGATATTCTGATTGTTTGATCACTATTTGCATTTGATTAGTACGTCACAGTTTACAGATATTACTATCTTTCAAATTTGTCTTATCAAAGTTATCAtccttatttcttttatttagGATCCTAGCTCCAACAACATATATATTCTTTGCTTCAGCAATTCCAGTCATATCTTTTGGGGAACAGCTAGAGAGAAATACAGGTTGAACAACTTTTATATTGTTACTATCCTGTTATTGGTGCTTCTATGTTCATCTGCTAaggcttttatttttttaatcacgtGTTGCAGGTGGAACTTTGACTGCAGTGCAAACTCTTGCATCAACAGCACTTTGTGGCATCATCCATTCAATTGTTGGAGGACAACCCCTGCTCATACTGGGGGTTGCTGAGCCAACTGTGTTGATGTACACATTTATGTTCAACTTTGTAAAGGACAGGAAGGATCTGGGGCCAAAACTCTTCTTAGCCTGGACTGGATGGTATTTATTTCAACAATCTTACGTAGCCAATATTCATGGATGGTTCACTGGCAATTTTAAACTATTTTCTTTACTAAAATTGATTATCAGGGTTTGCGTATGGACAGCCCTGTTGCTTTTCTTGCTGGCAATATTGGGTGCGTGCTCTATAATTAACAGATTCACACGTGTTGCTGGTGAATTGTTTGGTCTGCTTATTGCAATGCTCTTTATGCAGCAGGCCATAAGGGTGAGTACTCATGTCAAATCAACTCAGCTAAGCCTTAGTCTTCAATATAGATCCAGTTCTATTATGATAGTTCAAATCTGTTTAAATAGTTGTAAATGCAATGGGgtaatttcattttcttgaatGATTCTAAATATAGTAAATTCAACTAATCAGGATTTTTTTCTCATAGCACCATGATAAGAGCGTAATATCAACTGAAAAAATTGGTCTTTCCATGTTGTGCTATATTTATAAATTTGATCCCATAGGGAGTTGTGGAGGAGTTTGGCATACCGGAGAGGGAAAATCCTAATCAGACTGCACTCCAACCTTCTTGGCGATTTGGCAATGGGATGTTTGCGTTGGTTCTCTCCTTTGGCCTTCTTTGGAATGCATTAAAGAGCCGTAAAGCAAGGTCCTGGCGCTATGGGACAGGTATTGGACATTGCATTGGAATTCCTACATTGATTGTTTAATGTGAAAAAACACTTTCATTGCATGTTGTGGGTTGAGAGTTCTATAGCAATCTCATCCTTGATTATGCAATTGTGATTTGTGGTTCTCTTGTCTTATCTTTTCCATAATTGGGTAATCACCTTTATTTGGTTTCCATGTCTATGAAAAGAACTTCACTGTCAGCTATGAATTTCATTGGCTTTCacttaatccttttttttttttttcatttttcaaggTTGGCTACGAGGATTTGTTGCAGATTATGGAGTTCCACTTATGGTGCTTGTATGGACTGCAATATCCTACATGCCAGCTAAGCATGTTCCAAGAGGGATACCAAGGCGGCTTTTCAGTCCAAATCCATGGTCAACTGGTGCATACTCAAATTGGACAGTTATCAAGGTGAATCCTAGTCCTAGAGTGCAAATGTGCTACTTCCTAAACATTGGACTTGCATTAGCTGAGAGAGGAAGCTTGATCTGTGTATATTTCCTTTAAGGCCTGGAATGGTGATCATACTTATCAATTATACAGGAAATGACTGATGTGCCTGCTTTATACATAGTTGGAGCATTTATTCCTGCAACCATGATTGCTGTCCTCTACTACTTTGATCACAGTGTTGCATCTCAACTTGCCCAACAGAAGGAGTTCAATTTGAAGAAACCATCTTCCTATCATTATGACCTCCTGCTGTTGGGAGCTTTGGTATGCCATTGCTCGGAAATATCACCTGATCTCATATTCTCATGCTAGTTCTACTAAGAGGGTCCATTCATAAGCTGAATTAAATCTactgactttttcatttttcatggtgAATTTTGCCTGACCAGGTTATTTTATGTGGTCTCATTGGCATTCCTCCGTCAAATGGTGTAATTCCACAATCTCCAATGCATACAAAAAGCTTAGCTACATTGAAGCATCAGGTAATTGTTCAACATGTtat encodes:
- the LOC110668133 gene encoding boron transporter 1, with amino-acid sequence MEETFVPFRGIKNDLKGRLLCYKQDWTGGFRAGIRILAPTTYIFFASAIPVISFGEQLERNTGGTLTAVQTLASTALCGIIHSIVGGQPLLILGVAEPTVLMYTFMFNFVKDRKDLGPKLFLAWTGWVCVWTALLLFLLAILGACSIINRFTRVAGELFGLLIAMLFMQQAIRGVVEEFGIPERENPNQTALQPSWRFGNGMFALVLSFGLLWNALKSRKARSWRYGTGWLRGFVADYGVPLMVLVWTAISYMPAKHVPRGIPRRLFSPNPWSTGAYSNWTVIKEMTDVPALYIVGAFIPATMIAVLYYFDHSVASQLAQQKEFNLKKPSSYHYDLLLLGALVILCGLIGIPPSNGVIPQSPMHTKSLATLKHQLLRNKLASTVRKSISKNANLGQLYQNMQEAYNEMQTPLVYQLPPSLGLKELKESTVQLASRAGYIDAPVDETIFDVDKDIDDLLPVEVKEQRLSNLLQALMVGGCIAAMPLLKKIPTSVLWGYFAFMAIESLPGNQFWERILLLFTAPSRRYKVLEECHATFIETVPFKTIAIFTLFQTVYLLVCFGITWIPIAGVLFPMLIMLLVPVRQYLLPKFFKGAHLQDLDAAEYEEAPAVSYNMAFDDQDLQARSSNIDGGEILDEIITRSRGEIRRTQSPKVTSSSPGSLHDIKPAYSPRMSLRAYSPRVSELRAEWSPHSIGKGVEIKRTPSPGPSSLGQSTRGSSSS